A single genomic interval of Streptomyces sp. 1222.5 harbors:
- a CDS encoding YifB family Mg chelatase-like AAA ATPase, which produces MGFARTCSVALVGVEGVVVEVQADLEPGVAAFTLVGLPDKSLTESRDRVRAAVVNSGGEWPQKKLTVGLSPASVPKAGSGFDLAVACAVLGAAERIDPRVLADIVMIGELGLDGRVRPVRGILPAVLAAADAGYEQVVVPECAAAEASLVPGVSVLGVRSLRQLIAVLTDEPVPEEQPDEQGRPDPLLAGLRVPGTGAATGMHSLGAAQHDHDHDLADVVGQTSARTAVEVAAAGGHHLFLEGPPGAGKTMLAERLPAVLPRLTREESLEVTAVHSVAGLLPPGKPLIDVAPYCAPHHSATMQSLVGGGPGIARPGAVSLAHRGVLFLDEAPEFHGQTLDALRQPLESGHVVIARSAGVVRFPARFLMVLAANPCPCGRFSQRDSLCECPPSAIRRYQSRLSGPLLDRVDLRVEVDPVSRAQLTVPGARGESTATVAARVRQARERAAARLAKTPWRTNSEVPGRELRGRYQAVTGAMDEAERNLERGVLTARGIDRVLRVAWTVADLVGHERPDATDVALALQLRTGVPRGVPMAIGALT; this is translated from the coding sequence ATGGGATTCGCCCGTACGTGCTCGGTGGCCCTGGTCGGAGTCGAAGGGGTCGTCGTCGAGGTCCAGGCCGACCTCGAACCCGGCGTCGCCGCCTTCACCCTGGTCGGCCTGCCGGACAAGAGCCTGACGGAGAGCCGCGACCGGGTCCGGGCGGCGGTGGTGAACTCGGGCGGCGAGTGGCCGCAGAAGAAGCTCACCGTCGGACTCAGCCCGGCGTCGGTGCCCAAGGCCGGTTCCGGCTTCGACCTGGCCGTCGCCTGCGCCGTGCTCGGCGCCGCCGAACGGATCGACCCCCGGGTCCTCGCCGACATCGTCATGATCGGCGAACTGGGCCTGGACGGCCGCGTGCGACCGGTCCGGGGCATCCTGCCGGCCGTCCTAGCCGCGGCCGACGCGGGCTACGAGCAGGTCGTCGTGCCGGAGTGCGCCGCCGCCGAGGCCTCGCTGGTCCCCGGTGTGTCGGTGCTGGGGGTGCGCAGCCTGCGCCAGCTGATCGCCGTGCTGACCGACGAGCCCGTCCCCGAGGAGCAGCCCGACGAGCAGGGGCGGCCCGACCCCCTCCTGGCCGGACTGCGCGTGCCCGGCACCGGCGCCGCCACCGGTATGCACAGCCTCGGCGCCGCACAGCACGACCACGATCACGACCTGGCCGACGTCGTGGGCCAGACCTCCGCCCGCACGGCGGTGGAGGTCGCCGCCGCCGGCGGACACCACCTGTTCCTGGAAGGCCCGCCCGGTGCGGGCAAGACCATGCTCGCCGAGCGCCTGCCCGCCGTGCTTCCCCGGCTCACCAGGGAGGAGTCGCTGGAGGTCACCGCCGTGCACTCGGTGGCCGGACTGCTGCCGCCGGGCAAGCCCCTCATCGACGTCGCGCCCTACTGCGCCCCGCACCACTCGGCGACGATGCAGTCCCTCGTCGGCGGCGGACCCGGCATCGCGCGCCCCGGGGCCGTGTCCCTCGCCCATCGCGGCGTGCTCTTCCTGGACGAGGCACCCGAGTTCCACGGCCAGACCCTCGACGCCCTGCGGCAGCCCCTGGAGTCGGGACACGTGGTGATCGCCCGCAGCGCCGGCGTGGTCCGCTTCCCGGCGCGCTTCCTCATGGTCCTGGCCGCCAACCCGTGCCCGTGCGGACGCTTCTCGCAGCGCGACTCGCTGTGCGAGTGCCCCCCGTCGGCGATCCGCCGCTACCAGTCCAGGCTGTCCGGCCCGCTGCTGGACCGGGTGGACCTGCGGGTGGAGGTGGATCCCGTCAGCCGGGCCCAGCTCACCGTGCCCGGCGCCCGGGGCGAGTCCACCGCGACCGTCGCCGCCCGGGTGCGCCAGGCCCGTGAGCGGGCCGCCGCCCGCCTCGCCAAAACCCCCTGGCGCACCAACAGCGAGGTCCCCGGCCGGGAGCTGCGCGGCCGGTACCAGGCCGTCACCGGCGCCATGGACGAGGCGGAACGCAACCTGGAGCGGGGCGTGCTCACCGCCCGGGGGATCGACCGGGTGCTGCGTGTCGCCTGGACGGTCGCCGACCTCGTCGGGCACGAACGCCCGGACGCCACCGACGTGGCGCTCGCCCTGCAACTGCGCACCGGCGTGCCCCGAGGGGTGCCGATGGCCATCGGGGCGCTGACGTGA
- a CDS encoding YraN family protein: MSRARSALGKYGEDLAARRLVRSGMTVLERNWRSGRSGEIDIVARDGDALVICEVKTRRSGSYEHPMAAVTPRKAERLRGLAERWIHAHGGAPPGGVRIDLIGVLLPRRGAPLVEHARGVA; the protein is encoded by the coding sequence ATGAGCAGGGCACGCAGTGCACTCGGCAAATACGGCGAGGACCTGGCCGCGCGGCGGCTGGTCCGGTCCGGGATGACGGTCCTGGAGCGCAACTGGCGCTCGGGCAGATCCGGCGAGATCGACATCGTGGCGCGGGACGGCGACGCGCTCGTCATCTGCGAGGTGAAGACCCGCAGGAGCGGTTCCTACGAGCATCCGATGGCCGCGGTCACCCCGCGGAAGGCCGAACGGCTCCGGGGCCTGGCCGAACGCTGGATCCACGCCCACGGCGGAGCACCGCCGGGCGGCGTCCGCATCGACCTGATCGGCGTGCTCCTGCCCCGCCGGGGCGCCCCGCTCGTCGAGCACGCTCGGGGGGTGGCCTGA
- a CDS encoding DUF2469 domain-containing protein translates to MSAEDLEKYETEMELKLYREYRDVVGLFKYVIETERRFYLTNDYEMQVHSVQGEVFFEVSMADAWVWDMYRPARFVKQVRVLTFKDVNIEELNKSDLELPGG, encoded by the coding sequence ATGAGCGCCGAGGACCTCGAGAAGTACGAGACCGAGATGGAGCTGAAGCTCTACCGGGAGTACCGAGACGTCGTCGGTCTGTTCAAATACGTGATCGAGACCGAGCGGCGCTTCTACCTCACCAACGACTACGAGATGCAGGTGCACTCGGTCCAGGGTGAGGTGTTCTTCGAGGTGTCCATGGCCGACGCCTGGGTCTGGGACATGTACCGGCCGGCACGCTTCGTCAAGCAGGTCCGCGTCCTCACGTTCAAGGACGTGAACATCGAGGAGCTGAACAAGAGCGACCTGGAGCTTCCGGGCGGGTGA